One genomic window of Gossypium hirsutum isolate 1008001.06 chromosome D11, Gossypium_hirsutum_v2.1, whole genome shotgun sequence includes the following:
- the LOC107913259 gene encoding probable protein phosphatase 2C 63 produces the protein MLEMCTRPLEMCFGGGGGGGDELLWHMDLKPYVSGDYSIAVVQANSSLEDQGQVFTSPSATYVGVYDGHGGPEASRFITQHLFPFLHKFASEHGGLSAEVIKKAFDATEEEFLHLVKRSWPARPQIASVGSCCLVGAIANDVLYVANLGDSRAVLGRRVSPNGPNNQVVAERLSTDHNVAVEEVRKEVVALHPDDSHVVVYNHGVWRIKGIIQVSRSIGDMYLKKPEFIQQFGLPIPLKRPVMTAEPSILSRKLKPQDLFLIFASDGLWEQLSDQVACEIVLKSPRVGIARRLVRAAVQEAAKKREMRYDDIKRIEKGVRRHFHDDITVIVIYLDHPLSSSNGRFKEDDFIDCTSAPVDIFSLNVDEADD, from the exons ATGTTGGAGATGTGCACAAGGCCGTTAGAGATGTGCTTTGgaggaggtggaggtggaggCGATGAGCTCTTATGGCATATGGATTTGAAGCCCTACGTTTCTGGGGACTATTCCATAGCAGTTGTTCAAGCCAATTCCTCTTTGGAAGATCAAGGTCAGGTGTTTACTTCCCCTTCCGCCACTTACGTCGGCGTCTACGACGGCCATGGTGGACCTGAGGCTTCCCGTTTCATCACTCAACATTTGTTCCCTTTTCTTCATA AGTTTGCATCAGAGCATGGGGGGTTATCGGCAGAAGTAATAAAGAAAGCCTTTGATGCTACTGAGGAGGAGTTTCTGCACTTAGTGAAACGATCGTGGCCAGCCAGGCCACAAATCGCTTCTGTTGGTTCCTGTTGTCTTGTTGGGGCAATTGCAAACGATGTTTTATATGTGGCTAATCTTGGTGACTCAAGGGCGGTTCTTGGCCGGAGAGTGTCTCCAAATGGACCTAATAATCAAGTGGTGGCCGAACGGTTATCAACCGATCATAATGTCGCCGTTGAAGAGGTGAGGAAGGAGGTTGTGGCGCTCCACCCCGATGATTCTCATGTTGTGGTGTATAACCATGGAGTTTGGCGGATAAAGGGCATAATTCAG GTCTCAAGATCCATCGGAGATATGTATCTGAAGAAACCTGAGTTCATTCAGCAGTTCGGTTTACCGATTCCTTTGAAAAGGCCTGTAATGACTGCAGAACCATCTATATTAAGTCGGAAGTTGAAACCTCAGGATCTGTTCTTGATTTTTGCATCTGATGGGCTTTGGGAGCAATTAAGTGATCAAGTAGCTTGTGAGATTGTTCTGAAAAGTCCTAGAGTT GGAATAGCAAGGCGACTGGTACGAGCTGCGGTTCAGGAggcagcaaagaaaagagaaatgagatACGACGATATTAAAAGGATTGAAAAAGGAGTAAGACGCCATTTCCACGATGATATCACCGTTATAGTCATATACTTGGATCATCCGTTGAGTTCTTCAAATGGTAGATTCAAGGAGGACGATTTTATCGACTGCACTAGTGCCCCTGTTGATATCTTCTCGCTCAATGTCGATGAAGCTGATGATTAG